One Moorella sp. E308F genomic region harbors:
- a CDS encoding spore coat associated protein CotJA, producing the protein MTADQQGKRSITVRPGDEQVEKQSFSYQLARAYVPWQRFTNRWDPMEGLARGTIFPELFQPYQPRRTP; encoded by the coding sequence ATGACTGCCGACCAGCAAGGAAAGCGTAGTATTACTGTCCGTCCCGGCGACGAGCAGGTAGAAAAACAATCCTTTTCTTACCAGCTGGCCCGGGCCTATGTACCCTGGCAGCGTTTTACTAACAGGTGGGACCCTATGGAAGGCCTGGCCCGGGGGACGATTTTCCCCGAACTCTTCCAGCCTTACCAGCCCCGGCGGACACCTTAA
- a CDS encoding spore coat protein CotJB, translating to MDPQRLNLLKKIMALEFTCVDFNLYLDTHPEDYRALAEYNAASEALLAAKKEYENLYGPLTNYGSTPSPQAWRWIDEPWPWETTF from the coding sequence ATGGATCCTCAACGCTTAAATCTGCTAAAGAAAATTATGGCCCTGGAATTTACTTGCGTAGACTTTAACCTTTACCTGGACACCCATCCCGAGGACTACCGGGCGTTAGCGGAATATAATGCCGCCAGCGAAGCCCTGCTGGCGGCAAAAAAGGAATACGAAAACCTTTACGGTCCTTTAACAAATTACGGCAGTACGCCCAGTCCCCAGGCCTGGCGCTGGATTGACGAACCCTGGCCCTGGGAAACAACTTTTTAG
- a CDS encoding manganese catalase family protein, whose product MWIYEKKLEYPVRVGGPNPRLAKVIITQYGGPDGELAASLRYLTQRYTMPLPQAKAVLTDIGTEELAHMEIVATLVYNLIKDAPLEEIKRAGLDGYYADHDRALYFVNAAGAPWTATYIQSKGDPVTDLYENMAAEQKARSTYEYLIQLSDDPDVSDTLKFLREREVVHFQRFGETLNLVYDYLERKKYY is encoded by the coding sequence ATGTGGATTTATGAAAAAAAACTGGAGTACCCTGTGCGCGTCGGTGGCCCCAACCCCCGCCTAGCCAAGGTAATCATCACCCAGTATGGCGGGCCCGACGGCGAGCTTGCTGCCTCTCTACGCTACCTCACCCAGCGCTACACCATGCCCCTCCCCCAGGCCAAGGCAGTTCTGACGGACATCGGCACGGAAGAGCTGGCCCACATGGAGATCGTGGCCACCCTGGTCTATAACCTGATAAAAGACGCTCCCCTAGAAGAAATCAAACGCGCCGGCCTGGACGGGTACTATGCCGACCACGACCGCGCCCTCTACTTTGTCAACGCCGCCGGCGCCCCCTGGACGGCCACCTACATCCAGTCCAAGGGTGACCCGGTCACCGACCTCTATGAAAATATGGCTGCCGAACAAAAGGCTCGTTCGACATACGAATACCTGATCCAGCTCTCCGACGACCCCGATGTTAGCGACACTCTCAAGTTCTTGCGCGAAAGGGAAGTCGTCCACTTCCAGCGCTTCGGCGAGACGTTAAACCTTGTATACGATTACCTGGAGCGTAAAAAGTATTATTAA
- a CDS encoding HEPN domain-containing protein, which translates to MSPEVKEWMEQAEYDFSTAKAMFHARKYLYMIYMCQLALEKILKAVVALRTDKTPPKTHKLLLLVKLGQVNLVEEHLEFLGTLDAIGSGARYPKDLAAARKTYSRNVAQDYLVKTKEILEWIKKDQIFKQL; encoded by the coding sequence GTGTCGCCAGAAGTCAAGGAATGGATGGAGCAGGCCGAATACGATTTTTCCACCGCTAAAGCTATGTTCCACGCTAGAAAATACCTTTACATGATTTATATGTGCCAGTTAGCTCTAGAAAAAATCCTGAAAGCTGTCGTTGCTCTGCGAACAGATAAAACCCCTCCTAAAACGCATAAATTATTACTCCTTGTGAAGTTAGGGCAGGTTAATTTAGTAGAAGAACACCTTGAATTTTTAGGAACGTTGGATGCCATAGGTTCGGGGGCCCGTTACCCTAAAGACCTTGCTGCCGCACGAAAAACTTATTCCCGTAATGTTGCTCAAGATTATCTTGTTAAAACAAAGGAGATACTGGAATGGATAAAGAAAGACCAGATATTCAAGCAATTATAG
- a CDS encoding nucleotidyltransferase domain-containing protein: protein MDKERPDIQAIIEQFADALKNQGIQIDKIILFGSQARGDAREDSDIDLLVVSSDFAQMPLYRRYEVLGKALARVMQPIEPLACTPEEVQVEKLSKASFLYDVLARQKTVEYRL, encoded by the coding sequence ATGGATAAAGAAAGACCAGATATTCAAGCAATTATAGAGCAGTTTGCTGATGCTCTAAAAAATCAAGGTATCCAGATCGACAAGATCATTCTGTTTGGCTCCCAGGCCAGAGGCGATGCTAGAGAAGATAGCGATATAGATTTACTGGTAGTATCATCCGATTTTGCTCAAATGCCCCTGTATCGCCGCTATGAAGTGCTGGGCAAAGCCCTGGCCAGGGTAATGCAGCCAATTGAACCCCTAGCCTGCACTCCTGAAGAAGTGCAGGTGGAAAAATTGAGCAAGGCTAGTTTCCTTTACGACGTCCTGGCCCGGCAAAAAACCGTAGAATACCGGCTTTAA
- the tnpA gene encoding IS66 family insertion sequence element accessory protein TnpA, whose amino-acid sequence MTKAERQALWETRIAEYKMSGQSVKEWCAAHEDVSPKQLWYWLRKYKNQDVVSSGKSNRWLPVEVTDQTSIEQGHTLLVKIGPASIEVRSGFDPALLSQVVKVLVALC is encoded by the coding sequence ATGACCAAAGCCGAACGGCAAGCACTATGGGAAACCCGGATAGCCGAATATAAGATGAGCGGGCAAAGCGTTAAAGAATGGTGCGCCGCCCATGAAGACGTTAGCCCCAAACAATTATGGTACTGGCTGCGGAAGTATAAAAACCAAGATGTAGTTTCCTCGGGAAAATCAAATCGGTGGTTGCCGGTAGAAGTAACCGACCAGACATCTATAGAACAGGGCCATACTTTACTGGTCAAAATAGGACCGGCCAGCATCGAGGTAAGATCCGGCTTTGATCCCGCCTTGCTTTCTCAGGTGGTTAAGGTGCTGGTAGCTTTATGCTAA
- the tnpB gene encoding IS66 family insertion sequence element accessory protein TnpB (TnpB, as the term is used for proteins encoded by IS66 family insertion elements, is considered an accessory protein, since TnpC, encoded by a neighboring gene, is a DDE family transposase.), which translates to MLNEAGIDRVYLACGATDLRKSIDGLAVLVKEGFELDPFSSCLFVFCNRNRDKLKILHWEHNGFWLYYRRLEKGKFVWPQDTTTSTITVTRRELRWLLDGLPLKQPKAHPEVKARIIL; encoded by the coding sequence ATGCTAAACGAAGCGGGCATCGACCGGGTTTATCTCGCCTGCGGCGCAACGGATCTGCGCAAGTCCATTGATGGCCTGGCGGTGCTGGTTAAGGAAGGGTTCGAGCTGGACCCCTTCTCTTCTTGCCTTTTCGTTTTCTGTAACCGAAATAGGGATAAACTAAAGATCCTCCACTGGGAGCACAACGGCTTCTGGCTTTATTACCGCCGGCTGGAGAAGGGTAAATTCGTATGGCCTCAAGATACCACTACTTCCACCATCACCGTCACTCGCCGGGAGCTGCGCTGGCTGCTTGACGGCCTCCCCTTAAAACAGCCTAAAGCCCATCCTGAGGTAAAAGCGCGTATCATCTTGTAA
- the tnpC gene encoding IS66 family transposase: MNTAQSIDTMTIEELRERCVQLEQQVAELTAKLNWFMEQFRLSKKRQFGVSSERTRPLEEEQLLLFNEAEVEARPEAPEPALETITYQRRKTPSRREMNLEDLPVEVVEHRLPEEERVCPACGGPLHEMSTEVRQELKIIPAQVKVVKHVRYVYSCRRCEREEITTPVITAPIPAPILPGSPVSPSLMAYIMTQKYGAGLPLYRQEQQFKGLGIELSRQTMANWVLYGANKWLALIYDRLHEHLVQKDILHADETTLQVLQEPGREAATKSYLWLYRTGRDGPSIVLYDYQTTRAGKHPRRFLAGFKGYLHVDGYAGYNELPDVTLVGCWAHARRKFDEALKALPEDKRNAAVAAREGLEYCNRLFAIERELKDKTPEERYQIRQVRSRPVLDAFLAWLKNQKARVLPKSSFGQAIYYCLGQWDKLVTFLQDGRLELDNNRSERSIKPFVIGRKNWLFANTPRGAKASAITYSIIETAKENGLNPFHYLIYLFEKLPNLDLKDKNALDQLLPWSETLPPVCRMNN, from the coding sequence ATGAATACTGCTCAGTCTATAGATACCATGACCATAGAGGAACTGCGAGAGCGCTGTGTCCAATTGGAACAACAGGTCGCCGAACTGACCGCTAAACTGAATTGGTTTATGGAGCAGTTTCGTTTAAGCAAGAAGCGGCAATTCGGTGTTTCCAGCGAACGGACCAGGCCTTTAGAAGAAGAGCAGCTCTTGCTTTTTAATGAGGCGGAAGTGGAAGCCCGGCCGGAGGCGCCTGAACCGGCTTTAGAGACCATCACCTACCAGCGCCGTAAAACACCCAGCCGCCGGGAGATGAACCTGGAAGACCTGCCGGTAGAAGTAGTAGAGCACCGCCTGCCGGAAGAAGAACGGGTCTGTCCTGCCTGCGGCGGCCCTTTGCATGAGATGAGCACCGAGGTGCGGCAGGAACTCAAAATAATCCCGGCCCAGGTGAAAGTGGTCAAACATGTGCGCTACGTTTATTCCTGCCGCCGCTGCGAGCGGGAAGAGATAACCACTCCCGTTATCACGGCACCTATTCCGGCGCCCATACTTCCCGGCAGCCCGGTATCTCCCTCCCTCATGGCCTATATCATGACCCAGAAATACGGGGCAGGTCTGCCCCTCTACCGCCAGGAGCAGCAGTTTAAAGGTTTGGGGATTGAACTCTCTCGCCAGACAATGGCCAACTGGGTGCTGTACGGGGCAAATAAGTGGTTAGCCCTTATTTACGACCGCCTGCATGAACACCTGGTGCAAAAAGATATCCTCCATGCCGACGAGACCACCTTACAGGTGCTCCAGGAACCCGGAAGGGAAGCTGCCACCAAGTCTTACCTTTGGCTTTACCGTACCGGGCGGGATGGACCGTCAATCGTCCTTTACGACTACCAGACCACCCGGGCCGGCAAACACCCCCGCCGCTTCCTGGCGGGTTTTAAGGGTTATTTGCACGTCGACGGCTACGCCGGCTACAATGAGCTTCCAGATGTCACCCTGGTCGGCTGCTGGGCCCACGCCCGGCGCAAGTTCGACGAAGCCTTAAAGGCCCTGCCGGAAGATAAACGCAATGCAGCAGTGGCCGCCCGGGAGGGGCTGGAGTACTGCAACCGGCTCTTTGCCATAGAGCGCGAGTTGAAAGATAAAACACCAGAGGAACGATATCAAATCCGCCAGGTGCGCAGCCGACCCGTGCTGGACGCCTTTTTGGCATGGCTAAAAAACCAGAAAGCCCGGGTACTGCCCAAAAGTTCCTTTGGCCAGGCCATTTACTATTGCCTGGGCCAGTGGGATAAACTCGTAACCTTCTTGCAAGACGGGCGTCTGGAACTTGACAACAACCGCAGCGAGCGCTCCATCAAGCCCTTCGTCATCGGCCGTAAGAACTGGTTGTTTGCCAATACTCCCCGGGGTGCCAAAGCCAGCGCCATTACCTACAGCATCATAGAAACGGCCAAAGAAAACGGGTTAAATCCCTTCCACTATCTCATTTACCTCTTTGAAAAACTTCCCAACCTGGACCTCAAGGATAAAAATGCCCTGGATCAACTCCTACCGTGGTCGGAAACTTTGCCTCCTGTTTGCCGGATGAATAATTAA
- a CDS encoding HEPN domain-containing protein produces MVEKAKGDLRVARLAFTDREGPEYGVACYLAQQCAEKSLKAFLISTGIEFAYKHDLEYLIELFPDEDKAAFAGIELEWLSDWVTEGRYPGDWPEATHEDAKKAIAMAEAIYNNIVEALETGESCR; encoded by the coding sequence GTGGTTGAAAAAGCTAAGGGGGATTTACGGGTAGCCCGGCTGGCTTTTACGGATAGGGAAGGGCCGGAGTATGGCGTGGCATGTTACTTGGCGCAACAATGCGCGGAAAAAAGCTTGAAGGCTTTTTTGATCAGCACAGGAATTGAGTTTGCATATAAACATGACCTTGAGTACCTAATCGAGCTATTTCCGGATGAAGATAAGGCCGCCTTTGCTGGTATAGAGCTTGAATGGTTAAGCGATTGGGTTACTGAAGGCCGTTACCCTGGTGACTGGCCCGAAGCTACCCATGAAGATGCTAAGAAAGCGATCGCGATGGCAGAGGCTATATACAATAATATCGTTGAAGCTTTAGAAACTGGGGAGTCCTGTAGGTAA
- a CDS encoding nucleotidyltransferase domain-containing protein: MDLVDEKIIYSMAKRIEEKFNPEKIIVFGSWAKGEAGPNSDVDILVIMDCAREKKRQMQVAIRKELREFKVPKDVIVASLSDINKHKDSWWTVYHPALKEGVVMYER, from the coding sequence ATGGATCTGGTGGATGAAAAAATTATTTATTCTATGGCAAAGCGTATAGAAGAGAAATTTAATCCAGAAAAGATTATTGTTTTCGGCTCTTGGGCTAAAGGAGAAGCAGGGCCAAACAGCGATGTAGATATCCTAGTCATAATGGACTGTGCCCGGGAAAAAAAACGTCAGATGCAGGTGGCAATCCGCAAAGAACTGCGGGAATTCAAGGTGCCCAAGGATGTTATAGTTGCCAGCCTTTCTGACATTAACAAACATAAAGACTCCTGGTGGACAGTTTATCATCCCGCTCTTAAAGAAGGGGTTGTGATGTATGAACGTTGA
- a CDS encoding glycosyl hydrolase family 18 protein: protein MALQERQVENNWYYVPDPPGLASLRSHGGQLRYILPFWFGVTETGSLVDQADTEGLAAIRQYNLPVLAIVHNYSSPQYRPLIHRLLTTPSLRQTLVNNILTLMYRWGFAGVNIDFEFVPPEDRPSLTSFMRQLSQALRTAGFLTTISVPAELEDNPRHPFSGAFSYPELGALSDQVYILAYDEHFATPGPIASMGFVRRVLDYAVSVIPREKIRLGMAVYGYDWAEGAPIPITLSHSQAVELARRVGATIYYDQAAQESTFSYVEDNISHVVWFEDVRSFSTKLGLVREYNLPGIGVWRLGLEDPRIWELRVL from the coding sequence ATGGCCTTGCAGGAACGGCAGGTAGAAAACAACTGGTATTATGTTCCTGATCCTCCGGGGTTAGCTTCCTTACGCAGCCACGGCGGCCAGTTAAGATATATCCTACCTTTCTGGTTTGGCGTAACCGAAACAGGAAGCCTCGTGGATCAAGCCGATACCGAAGGCCTAGCGGCCATCCGGCAATATAATCTCCCTGTGCTGGCCATCGTCCACAACTATTCCAGTCCCCAGTATAGACCCCTGATACACCGCTTGCTGACTACGCCAAGCTTGCGCCAGACATTGGTAAACAATATCTTAACCCTCATGTACCGCTGGGGGTTTGCCGGCGTAAATATCGATTTTGAATTTGTGCCTCCGGAGGATCGTCCCTCTTTGACAAGCTTTATGCGTCAGCTCTCCCAGGCCCTCCGTACGGCAGGCTTTTTAACCACCATTTCCGTACCGGCAGAACTGGAGGATAACCCCCGCCACCCCTTCTCGGGCGCTTTTAGTTATCCGGAACTAGGAGCACTTAGTGACCAGGTCTATATTCTAGCTTACGACGAACATTTCGCTACACCCGGCCCTATCGCTTCCATGGGTTTTGTCCGTCGGGTACTGGACTATGCTGTAAGCGTTATCCCCCGGGAAAAAATACGCCTCGGTATGGCTGTTTATGGTTACGACTGGGCTGAAGGAGCGCCTATTCCCATAACTCTCTCCCACAGCCAAGCCGTAGAACTTGCTCGCCGCGTGGGTGCCACTATCTATTATGACCAAGCGGCCCAGGAATCCACCTTTAGTTATGTAGAGGATAATATTTCCCATGTAGTATGGTTTGAAGATGTACGGAGCTTTAGCACAAAGCTAGGCCTGGTGCGGGAGTACAACCTCCCTGGCATCGGTGTCTGGCGCCTGGGCCTGGAAGACCCGCGCATCTGGGAACTGCGAGTTCTCTGA
- a CDS encoding plasmid pRiA4b ORF-3 family protein: MAKQEKVDPWRAVYQFKVTLRDVHPPVWRRFQVTRDISLYRLHLVLQAVMGWWNYHLYQFIIRGTYYCDPDPEFDAEYVNARRVKLWQVLTRPRMKFLYEYDFGDGWEHELVLEKILPPAEGTPYPICLEGARACPPEDCGGSWGYARMLEILSNPDHEEYEETVEWLGGEFDPEAFDIEEVNRRLRRLRVR; the protein is encoded by the coding sequence ATGGCGAAACAAGAAAAGGTTGATCCCTGGCGGGCTGTTTATCAGTTCAAGGTGACACTGAGGGATGTCCATCCGCCCGTATGGCGGAGGTTCCAGGTGACCCGCGACATTTCTCTTTACCGGCTGCACCTGGTGCTGCAGGCTGTGATGGGGTGGTGGAACTATCACCTTTACCAGTTCATTATCCGCGGAACTTACTACTGCGACCCCGATCCCGAGTTTGATGCGGAGTATGTGAACGCCAGAAGAGTGAAGCTCTGGCAGGTGTTAACCAGGCCCAGGATGAAGTTCCTTTACGAATACGACTTTGGCGACGGTTGGGAACACGAGTTGGTGCTGGAGAAGATACTGCCACCCGCTGAGGGAACCCCCTATCCTATATGCCTGGAGGGCGCCCGGGCCTGCCCTCCGGAGGATTGCGGCGGATCGTGGGGTTACGCAAGGATGCTCGAAATTCTATCCAATCCGGACCATGAAGAATATGAGGAAACGGTCGAGTGGCTGGGCGGGGAGTTCGACCCGGAGGCGTTCGATATAGAAGAAGTCAACCGGCGGCTCAGGCGCCTGAGGGTGAGGTAG
- the larC gene encoding nickel pincer cofactor biosynthesis protein LarC: MKVAYFDCFSGISGDMCLGALLANGLSPEELIAGLKDLALEGWELKIKEVKHQGITAVDVQVQVQDHHHHRHLEDILRIINDSPLPVPVREKATAIFRRLAQAEAQVHGISPEEVHFHEVGAVDAIIDIVGTVLGLHLLGIARVMSSPLPLGSGWTECHHGRLPVPAPATLYLLQGYPVYGTEVEAEVVTPTGAAIITTLADRFGPFPPMNLISVGFGAGKTKLPHPNILRLALGEMSDTAGKGEDSILVLETTIDDMNPEFFPVLMEQVLGAGAVDAYFIPVHMKKGRPGLLFTVLCPESRLAAVAAAIFRHSSTLGLRFRRDQKLICQQQITEVLTPYGPVAVKWGLYHDHEGQAITNIAPEYESCRQVALAAGVPIKEVYTAALAAARSVLVNS, translated from the coding sequence ATGAAAGTCGCCTATTTTGACTGCTTTTCTGGTATCAGCGGGGATATGTGTTTGGGAGCCTTGCTGGCCAATGGCCTTTCTCCAGAAGAACTGATAGCTGGATTAAAAGACTTGGCACTAGAAGGATGGGAACTTAAGATCAAGGAAGTTAAACATCAAGGTATTACAGCTGTGGATGTACAAGTGCAGGTACAAGATCACCATCACCACCGTCACTTGGAAGATATTTTAAGAATAATAAACGACAGCCCGCTGCCTGTGCCGGTGCGGGAAAAGGCTACGGCTATCTTCCGGCGCTTGGCTCAGGCTGAAGCTCAGGTGCATGGCATTAGTCCGGAAGAGGTACACTTCCATGAAGTAGGAGCCGTCGATGCCATTATCGATATCGTAGGAACCGTCCTGGGTCTGCACCTTCTGGGTATTGCACGAGTTATGTCATCGCCGCTACCCCTGGGTTCGGGTTGGACCGAATGCCATCACGGCAGATTGCCTGTACCGGCGCCGGCGACCCTTTACCTACTCCAGGGTTATCCTGTTTACGGTACGGAAGTTGAAGCGGAAGTGGTAACTCCAACTGGTGCAGCTATCATTACTACTTTGGCTGACAGGTTTGGTCCTTTTCCACCTATGAATTTGATCAGCGTTGGCTTTGGCGCGGGCAAAACCAAGTTGCCTCATCCTAACATTTTGCGCTTGGCTTTAGGGGAAATGAGCGACACAGCGGGAAAAGGGGAAGATAGCATACTGGTCCTCGAAACCACCATTGATGACATGAACCCTGAGTTTTTCCCTGTCCTCATGGAGCAGGTTTTGGGTGCCGGAGCTGTGGATGCGTACTTTATACCAGTACATATGAAAAAAGGTCGTCCCGGCCTCCTTTTTACAGTTCTTTGTCCGGAGAGCCGTCTTGCTGCAGTAGCGGCGGCAATATTCCGCCATTCCAGCACCTTGGGTCTACGCTTTCGCCGCGACCAAAAACTGATCTGCCAGCAACAGATTACTGAAGTGCTTACGCCCTATGGACCGGTTGCTGTAAAATGGGGGCTCTATCATGATCATGAGGGTCAGGCAATCACTAACATAGCACCGGAGTACGAATCTTGTCGCCAGGTTGCTCTGGCCGCCGGTGTACCTATAAAGGAAGTCTACACAGCTGCTTTGGCCGCCGCTAGGTCCGTACTAGTTAATTCCTGA